Proteins from a single region of Pseudomonas quebecensis:
- a CDS encoding di-heme-cytochrome C peroxidase, whose product MRLFSRILLLLGLLLGLAVAVVIYYTINPRLPAYVPVKHVHYQDQWSAADRQIYYFTPQGTQVKGLHYEWFTALELPFSEQRFATPEYLARFGFLVDPRQVPSAQNPGNLPVGFARHKNADSNVEYLDITCAACHTGELHFKGQALRIDGGSAQHVLPSSVPTLRGGSFGQALVASLAATYYNPWKFERFARQVLKDRYDAEHSQLREDFKQSLNQFFKVAWNDTHRGLYPTEEGPGRTDAFGRIANASFGDAISPDNYRVANAPVDYPQLWDIWTFDWVQWNGSAQQPMARNIGEALGVGATLAFFDSAGQPLQGDARYPSSVRVRDLNLIEETLQRLKPPTWPEDLFGAIDKPLAAQGRALFAENCAGCHVPNVTEENGRPVQHLKMLPVEYIGTDPGTAANIADRRYDLSALQWDPTELARLNVELHPSPTEPLDLKNMSVAKGLAYVTAFVEDHAYRAAGVTPAERPRLDGYGLPIGVRELRAYKARPLAGVWATPPFLHNGSVPTIYQLLSPQDERSTTFYKGTFNYDPRHLGFETAAFNNAFLFDTRVTGNHNSGHEFRAGQRGNGVIGRSLLPQERWALLEYLKVLGGPLEQQLP is encoded by the coding sequence TTGCGCCTATTTTCCCGTATTTTGCTGCTGCTCGGGCTGCTGCTGGGCTTGGCGGTGGCCGTGGTGATCTATTACACCATCAACCCCAGGTTGCCGGCCTACGTGCCCGTCAAGCACGTGCACTACCAGGACCAATGGAGCGCCGCCGACCGCCAGATCTACTATTTCACGCCCCAAGGTACCCAGGTAAAGGGGCTGCATTATGAGTGGTTCACCGCCCTTGAACTGCCGTTCTCCGAGCAACGCTTTGCCACGCCTGAGTACCTGGCGCGCTTCGGTTTCCTGGTCGACCCCAGGCAAGTACCCTCCGCGCAAAATCCCGGCAACCTGCCCGTAGGGTTCGCCCGCCACAAGAATGCCGACAGCAACGTCGAATACCTGGATATCACCTGCGCGGCGTGCCACACCGGCGAATTGCACTTCAAAGGCCAGGCGCTGCGTATCGATGGCGGCTCGGCCCAGCACGTATTGCCCTCCAGCGTACCGACATTGCGCGGTGGCAGCTTCGGCCAGGCCCTGGTCGCCAGCCTGGCCGCCACTTATTACAACCCCTGGAAATTCGAACGGTTCGCCCGCCAGGTGCTCAAAGATCGCTACGACGCCGAACACAGCCAACTGCGCGAGGACTTCAAGCAGTCGCTGAATCAGTTTTTCAAAGTCGCCTGGAACGACACCCACCGGGGCCTCTACCCCACCGAAGAAGGCCCCGGCCGTACAGACGCCTTTGGCCGTATCGCCAACGCCAGTTTTGGCGATGCCATTTCGCCGGACAACTACCGCGTCGCCAACGCGCCGGTGGACTACCCACAACTGTGGGATATCTGGACCTTCGATTGGGTGCAATGGAACGGCTCGGCCCAACAGCCCATGGCACGCAATATCGGCGAAGCATTGGGCGTGGGCGCGACCCTGGCCTTTTTCGACAGCGCCGGTCAGCCCCTGCAAGGCGATGCGCGCTACCCTTCCAGCGTAAGGGTGCGCGACCTCAACCTGATTGAAGAAACCCTGCAGCGCCTCAAGCCACCCACCTGGCCCGAAGACCTGTTCGGTGCCATCGACAAGCCGCTGGCGGCGCAGGGTCGCGCACTGTTCGCGGAAAATTGCGCAGGCTGCCACGTGCCGAATGTCACCGAGGAAAACGGCCGTCCGGTGCAGCACTTGAAAATGCTGCCGGTTGAGTACATCGGCACCGACCCCGGCACCGCCGCCAACATTGCCGATCGACGTTACGATCTCAGCGCCCTGCAATGGGACCCGACCGAGCTGGCCAGACTGAATGTCGAACTGCACCCCAGCCCGACCGAGCCGCTGGATCTGAAGAATATGTCCGTGGCCAAAGGCCTGGCCTACGTCACCGCCTTCGTCGAAGACCACGCCTACCGCGCCGCCGGCGTGACCCCGGCCGAGCGCCCGCGCCTGGATGGCTACGGCCTGCCGATCGGCGTGCGCGAATTGCGCGCTTACAAGGCGCGCCCGTTGGCCGGCGTATGGGCTACGCCGCCATTCCTGCATAACGGCTCGGTGCCGACCATTTACCAGTTGCTCTCGCCTCAGGATGAGCGCAGCACCACTTTCTATAAAGGCACATTCAACTACGACCCGCGCCACTTGGGCTTTGAAACCGCGGCATTCAACAATGCCTTCCTGTTCGATACCCGAGTGACCGGCAACCATAACAGCGGCCACGAATTCCGAGCCGGTCAGCGAGGCAATGGCGTGATTGGCCGTAGCTTGCTGCCGCAGGAGCGCTGGGCACTGCTGGAATACCTCAAAGTACTGGGCGGCCCTCTGGAGCAACAACTGCCATGA
- a CDS encoding catalase family protein — translation MMIRSQYDRPSLLARLWLRLGRFVGKTLLWLVALGLIGWLASSAWYAWQHSGPVPADEQVPPGEAAMTQGIIQTAVRIVDQHREGTRYLRDAHAKAHGCVKAEVSVLSDLDPALRQGVFAEPGKTWQALMRLSNGNAYPQFDSIRDARGMALKLLDVPGKQLLADQQARTEQDFVMFSHPNFFVSDVAEYAQNIGAQADGKKVLAFFPGIDPRSWQVRHLFIALATLAPAPASPTQTTYFSVSPYKFGTANAKFRVAPAPQSCPEYVLPKQNQDLPNFLRSALSQQLSTDRVPACFELQIQRQNPQKFMPIEDTSIEWKESDAPYETVATVRIPAQDFDTPAQNLACDNQSFNPWFGVAEHRPIGGINRLRKEVYEAVSDYRHSRNAP, via the coding sequence ATGATGATTCGATCTCAATACGATCGCCCCTCCCTGCTCGCACGCCTCTGGCTGCGCCTTGGCCGCTTTGTCGGCAAGACCCTGCTCTGGCTGGTGGCGCTGGGCCTGATTGGCTGGCTGGCGAGTAGCGCCTGGTACGCCTGGCAGCACAGCGGCCCGGTGCCGGCGGATGAGCAGGTGCCGCCGGGCGAAGCGGCGATGACCCAAGGCATCATTCAAACGGCGGTGCGCATCGTCGATCAGCATCGCGAAGGTACACGCTACCTGCGCGACGCCCACGCCAAGGCGCACGGCTGCGTGAAGGCCGAAGTCAGCGTGCTGTCCGATCTGGATCCTGCGCTGCGCCAGGGTGTATTCGCCGAACCGGGCAAGACCTGGCAGGCGCTGATGCGCCTGTCCAATGGCAACGCTTACCCGCAGTTCGACAGTATCCGCGACGCGCGGGGCATGGCCCTCAAGCTGCTAGACGTGCCCGGCAAACAGCTGCTGGCGGACCAACAAGCCCGCACCGAGCAAGACTTTGTGATGTTCAGTCATCCCAACTTTTTCGTCAGCGACGTAGCGGAGTATGCACAGAACATCGGCGCCCAGGCGGACGGTAAGAAAGTCCTGGCATTCTTTCCCGGTATCGACCCACGCAGTTGGCAAGTGCGTCACCTGTTTATCGCCCTCGCAACCCTGGCGCCGGCGCCCGCCAGCCCGACGCAGACCACCTACTTTTCGGTATCGCCCTACAAGTTCGGTACTGCCAATGCCAAGTTCCGCGTGGCGCCCGCCCCTCAGAGTTGCCCGGAGTACGTGCTGCCCAAACAGAACCAGGACTTACCGAATTTCTTGCGCAGCGCCTTGAGCCAGCAGTTGTCCACGGACCGGGTGCCGGCGTGCTTCGAATTGCAGATCCAGCGGCAGAATCCGCAGAAATTCATGCCTATCGAAGACACCAGCATCGAGTGGAAGGAGAGCGATGCGCCCTATGAAACCGTGGCCACCGTACGGATTCCTGCTCAGGACTTCGATACGCCGGCGCAGAACCTGGCCTGTGACAACCAGTCGTTCAATCCCTGGTTCGGCGTCGCGGAGCACCGCCCCATCGGCGGTATCAACCGTCTGCGCAAGGAGGTGTACGAAGCGGTCAGCGATTACCGTCATAGCCGCAACGCACCGTAA
- the rdgC gene encoding recombination-associated protein RdgC, protein MWFKNLLIYRLTQDLPVDAEALEAAMATKLARPCASQELTTYGFVAPFGKGEDAPLVHVSGDFLLIAARKEERILPGSVVRDAVKEKVEEIEAEQMRKVYKKERDQIKDEIIQAFLPRAFIRRSSTFAAIAPKQGLILVNSASPKRAEDLLSTLREVIGTLPVRPLTVKTAPTAIMTDWVTTQKPADDFFVLDECELRDTHEDGGIVRCKRQDLTSEEIQLHLTTGKVVTQLALAWQDKLSFMLDDKMTVKRLKFEDLLQDQAEQDGGDEALGQLDASFTLMMLTFGDFLPALIEALGGEETPQGI, encoded by the coding sequence ATGTGGTTCAAGAACCTGCTTATCTATCGCCTGACCCAAGATCTGCCTGTTGATGCCGAGGCGTTGGAAGCGGCCATGGCCACCAAACTGGCACGCCCGTGTGCGAGCCAGGAGTTGACCACTTACGGTTTCGTCGCACCGTTCGGCAAAGGCGAAGATGCCCCCCTGGTTCACGTCAGCGGCGACTTCCTGCTGATCGCAGCGCGCAAGGAAGAACGTATCCTGCCGGGCAGCGTGGTGCGCGACGCAGTCAAAGAGAAGGTCGAAGAGATCGAAGCCGAGCAGATGCGCAAGGTCTATAAGAAGGAGCGCGACCAGATCAAGGATGAGATCATTCAGGCCTTCCTGCCCCGCGCGTTCATTCGTCGCTCGTCGACCTTCGCCGCCATCGCGCCGAAACAAGGCCTGATCCTGGTGAACTCAGCCAGCCCCAAGCGCGCCGAAGACTTGCTCTCGACCCTGCGTGAAGTCATCGGCACCCTGCCGGTACGCCCATTGACGGTTAAAACCGCACCGACCGCCATCATGACCGACTGGGTCACCACCCAGAAACCGGCCGATGATTTCTTCGTTCTCGACGAATGCGAACTGCGCGACACTCACGAAGACGGCGGCATCGTCCGTTGCAAGCGTCAGGACCTGACCAGCGAAGAAATCCAACTGCACCTGACCACCGGCAAAGTGGTAACGCAGTTGGCCCTGGCCTGGCAGGACAAGCTGTCCTTCATGCTCGACGACAAAATGACCGTCAAGCGCCTGAAGTTCGAAGACCTGCTGCAGGACCAGGCCGAACAGGACGGCGGCGACGAAGCCCTGGGCCAGTTGGATGCCAGCTTTACCCTGATGATGCTGACGTTCGGCGACTTCCTGCCGGCGTTGATCGAAGCACTGGGCGGCGAAGAGACCCCGCAGGGCATCTAA